Proteins encoded by one window of Halorubrum ruber:
- a CDS encoding RAD55 family ATPase, whose translation MRVSSGVPGFDGLVDGGFPENRLYVVSGPPGSGKTTFCSQFAAQGARNGEDVLYISMHETKEGIREDMSGYDFGFDRALDSDRVTFLDSFSSDGRRFFGLPGDRRDRSGVTNRLTGFINSRDIDRVVFDSTMLLRFLLDDDEDTMIQLLSSLKRTDATTLLISEMTDPSAYSEEHYLAHGVVFMHNYLEDEGMQRGVQVLKMRGTNVDTDIQDVEFTDGGLRVGSAATVTH comes from the coding sequence ATGCGCGTCTCAAGCGGCGTCCCGGGGTTCGACGGCCTCGTCGACGGCGGGTTCCCCGAGAACCGCCTCTACGTGGTCAGCGGTCCGCCCGGGAGCGGCAAAACGACCTTCTGTTCGCAGTTCGCGGCCCAGGGCGCCCGGAACGGCGAGGACGTCCTCTACATCAGCATGCACGAGACGAAGGAGGGGATCCGCGAGGACATGAGCGGCTACGACTTCGGGTTCGACCGCGCGCTCGACTCCGACCGCGTCACCTTCCTCGACTCCTTCTCGTCGGACGGTCGGCGCTTCTTCGGCCTCCCCGGCGACCGGCGCGACCGCTCGGGCGTCACCAACCGCCTCACCGGGTTCATCAACTCCCGCGACATCGACCGCGTCGTCTTCGACTCGACGATGCTGTTGCGGTTCCTCCTCGACGACGACGAGGACACGATGATCCAGCTGCTCTCCTCGCTGAAGCGGACCGACGCCACGACGCTGCTGATATCGGAGATGACCGACCCGAGCGCCTACTCGGAGGAGCACTACCTCGCGCACGGCGTCGTCTTCATGCACAACTACCTCGAAGACGAGGGGATGCAGCGCGGGGTTCAGGTGCTGAAGATGCGGGGGACGAACGTCGACACCGACATCCAAGACGTGGAGTTCACCGACGGCGGGCTCCGCGTCGGTTCGGCCGCGACGGTGACGCACTGA
- the cheB gene encoding chemotaxis-specific protein-glutamate methyltransferase CheB, producing MSRTTDRRGGRDGSPRVVVVDDSPFMRGLIGDLLSDAGVAVVGEAGDGEEALSVVAETRPDVVTMDVEMPGMGGLEAVERLMEETPTPVLMLSAHTDEGAEVTFEALDRGAVDFFAKPGGEVSTGVSRESERLVEAVRSVAGADLDAATRERDDPSAAASRSSESGGDAGAGAADVDGPLTVVIAASTGGPNAVERVLSALPMADCRVVVVQHMPEAFTSRFADRLDAASAYDVREASDGARIGAGEVLVARGGSHTLIDSYRSGRLRVKLDEDDDSHTVTPAADVTMRSAAEVIDDPLVGVVLTGMGSDAAEGIRAMADAGARTLAQSEDTCVIYGMPKRAVETGGVDAVYDLDDVAGAIVGGEA from the coding sequence ATGAGCAGGACGACGGATCGGCGCGGCGGTCGGGACGGGTCGCCGCGGGTGGTGGTCGTCGACGACTCGCCGTTCATGCGGGGACTGATAGGCGACCTCCTGAGCGACGCCGGGGTCGCGGTCGTCGGCGAGGCGGGGGACGGGGAGGAGGCGCTCTCGGTGGTCGCCGAGACGCGCCCCGACGTCGTGACGATGGACGTCGAAATGCCCGGGATGGGCGGGCTCGAAGCCGTCGAGCGGCTGATGGAGGAGACGCCGACGCCGGTGTTGATGCTGTCTGCGCACACCGACGAGGGCGCGGAGGTCACCTTCGAGGCGCTGGACCGCGGGGCGGTCGACTTCTTCGCGAAGCCCGGCGGCGAGGTGTCGACGGGCGTCTCGCGGGAGTCGGAGCGCCTCGTCGAGGCGGTGCGCTCGGTCGCGGGCGCCGACCTCGACGCCGCGACCCGCGAGCGGGACGACCCGAGCGCCGCGGCGTCGCGGTCGAGCGAGTCCGGCGGCGACGCCGGCGCCGGCGCGGCGGACGTCGACGGGCCGCTGACGGTCGTTATCGCCGCGTCGACCGGCGGCCCGAACGCGGTCGAGCGCGTGCTGTCGGCGCTGCCGATGGCTGACTGTCGCGTGGTGGTCGTCCAGCACATGCCGGAGGCGTTCACCTCGCGGTTCGCGGACCGGCTCGACGCCGCCTCCGCGTACGACGTGCGGGAGGCGAGCGACGGCGCGCGGATCGGCGCGGGGGAGGTGCTCGTCGCCCGCGGCGGGAGCCACACGCTGATCGACAGCTACCGCTCGGGGCGGCTCCGGGTGAAGCTCGACGAGGACGACGACTCCCACACGGTCACCCCCGCGGCCGACGTGACGATGCGCTCCGCGGCCGAGGTGATCGACGACCCGCTCGTCGGCGTCGTGTTGACCGGGATGGGCTCGGACGCCGCCGAGGGGATCCGCGCGATGGCCGACGCCGGGGCGCGCACGCTGGCGCAGAGCGAGGACACCTGCGTCATCTACGGGATGCCGAAGCGCGCGGTCGAGACGGGCGGGGTCGACGCCGTCTACGACCTCGACGACGTCGCCGGCGCGATAGTGGGGGGTGAGGCCTGA
- a CDS encoding chemotaxis protein CheW, whose protein sequence is MAATEAEAEPTKVLEFGLGDGTYCLDIGVIDEIVDAGELTRIPNSPDHVEGVMDLRGRTTTIVDPKTLFDIDEDGPRERIVVFDDAEIDEGGTVGWMVDEVFQVRDVSPEDVDQGTTVEDEGVRGIVKSDDRFVVWVSPDVDDALAAELDDVEAAEA, encoded by the coding sequence ATGGCAGCAACAGAGGCGGAGGCCGAACCGACCAAGGTGTTGGAGTTCGGGTTAGGCGACGGGACGTACTGTCTGGACATCGGCGTCATCGACGAGATCGTCGACGCCGGCGAGCTCACGCGGATCCCCAACTCGCCGGACCACGTCGAGGGCGTGATGGACCTCCGCGGCCGGACGACGACGATCGTCGACCCGAAGACGCTGTTCGACATCGACGAGGACGGCCCGCGCGAGCGGATCGTCGTCTTCGACGACGCCGAGATCGACGAGGGCGGGACGGTCGGCTGGATGGTCGACGAGGTGTTCCAGGTCCGCGACGTCTCGCCCGAGGACGTCGACCAGGGCACGACGGTCGAGGACGAAGGCGTCCGCGGCATCGTCAAGTCCGACGACCGGTTCGTCGTCTGGGTCTCGCCGGACGTCGACGACGCGCTCGCCGCCGAACTCGACGACGTCGAGGCCGCGGAGGCGTAG